In the genome of Deinococcota bacterium, the window GAGAGCACCTCGAGGCCCAAGACCGCCCCCGCCAGGGTGGCGCGGCGGTAGACGGCGTCGCGCTGCTGGGGTAGGCCGATCCAGAGGACGCGCCCGCGCCGCGCCAAGACCTCGTGGGCTCGCGCCATGAGAAAGCCCGTCTTGCCCGAGGCCGCCGGCCCGAGCAGCAGCTTGAGACGGCCCACCTCCCTGTTCGGCTCCAGGTTCGTCATCCTTTTACTATACCGGGCCATCCAGTCTTGGGACATCCGTCCCTCAGGTCTGACGCTGGAATATGGCAAGATGAAGAGGTCACGACGAAGACGCGGGCGGTGTCTGACCCAACGGGCACCTGGGTCTGCTCGTCCGGGTCTGTTGAGGAATAAGCACTTGCTCACCTAACTCACAATTGTGTAGCCTGGGCAGAGTGACTTGGAGCAGGGGAGGTCTAAGTGGCTGTGGCCAGCCCAGAAGGCTATGAGATAGCCGCAGCGATGCACGAGCCTATGTCTGAGCTTATCTTACCGCCGGTCCAGCGCAGGAGACGCCTTCTGTGCTGGTTTGTCAACGTCAAGCCCTCACCTCAGGGACCCCAGGGACCCCAGGGACCCCAGGGACCCCAGGGACCCCAGGGACAAGGTAAAGGACAAGGTAGCTGATGCCGCAAGTTTTTCCCAAAGTGTCCAACAGCGTTGCCAGGTACGGCATCTTAGGAGGCGTGGTCTTTCTGGCCGCGCTGCTCACCTTTATCGCCATGTTCAATCGCTCTTCGTTTGCCACCGGCGTCGGCCAGCCTATCGAGCAGCCCGTTCACTACAGCCACGCGCTTCACGTGGGCGAGCTCGGCCTGAGCTGCCTGTCCTGCCACACCTCGGTGCAAGACGGGCCCTTTGCCGGGATTCCTCCGACCCACACCTGCATGAGCTGTCACTCGCAGATTCTCACCGACAGCCCCGAGCTCGAGCTCGTGCGCGAGAGCTACGCCGAGAATGTTCCTATCGCCTGGAACCGGGTCCACAACTTAGCCGACTTCGTCTACTTCGAGCACAGCGCCCACGTCAACAAGGGCGTGGCCTGCGTCAACTGCCACGGCCGCGTCGACCAGATGGAGGTCGTCTACCAGGCCCGCAACATGTCCATGACCTGGTGCTTGAACTGCCACCGCGAGCCCGAGCGCTATATCCGGCCGCGCGAGGAGGTCCTCAACATGGCCTACGTGCCGCCCGCCAACCAGCTCGAGCTCGGGAGGACGCTCATCGATGAATATCACATCAACGTCAACAAGCTCACCAACTGCTCGACCTGCCATTATTAAGGGCTGCCCATGAAAGAGACCTTTATCAGTCTAGACGAGATCGAAAACCGCCTCGCACCCGCTTCCCAGGACGCGGAAGGACCCCTGAATATCGCCGCGCTGCGCGATTCTCTAGCCGGCAAGGGCGGCCGCGAGTACTGGCGCAGCCTCGAAGAGGTCGCCGACACGCCCGAGTTTCGCGCCTTTGTCGCCAAGGAGTTTCCGCCCGCGGCCCTGGAGGAGACGGGCGGGGTGAGCCGGCGCAACTTTCTGAGGCTGATGGGCGCGTCCTTGGCCCTGGCCGGGCTGACCGCCTGCATCCAGCGCCCCCGCGCCGGTGAACAGATCGTGCCCTACGTGCGCCAGCCCGAGGAGATCATCCCCGGCCGCTCGCTCTACTTCGCCAGCACCCTGACGCTCGGCGGCTACGGCCACGGCGTCCTGGTCGAGAGCCACATGGGCCGGCCCATCAAGGTCGAGGGCAACCCCGCGCACCCCGCGAGCTTGGGCGCCACCGACACCATGATGCAGGCCGCCGTCCTCACCCTCTACGACCCGGACCGCTCGAGGGAGGTCCGGCGCCGCGGCGTCACCGACGAGGAACCGGGCGTGGACATGTGGGAGCGCTTCTACACCGACCTCGCCAGTGCCGCGGACGACACCGCCATGAACCTGCGCATCCTCACCGATACCCTCACCTCGCCCTCGCTCATCG includes:
- a CDS encoding cytochrome c family protein, with the protein product MPQVFPKVSNSVARYGILGGVVFLAALLTFIAMFNRSSFATGVGQPIEQPVHYSHALHVGELGLSCLSCHTSVQDGPFAGIPPTHTCMSCHSQILTDSPELELVRESYAENVPIAWNRVHNLADFVYFEHSAHVNKGVACVNCHGRVDQMEVVYQARNMSMTWCLNCHREPERYIRPREEVLNMAYVPPANQLELGRTLIDEYHINVNKLTNCSTCHY